One Papaver somniferum cultivar HN1 chromosome 10, ASM357369v1, whole genome shotgun sequence genomic window carries:
- the LOC113318635 gene encoding purple acid phosphatase 17-like: MATLSSFLIFCLLNPSLLLLCLVSGSYGEFPRFEHPVKEGASLKFLVVGDWGRRGSSNQTLVADQMGKIGETLDPDFVISVGDNFYDTGLKSVDDPAFKESFMNIYTAPSLQKQWYLVLGNHDYKGDVEAQLSPMLQKLDSRWLCLKSYIVDAEIVDFFFIDTTPFVENYHRAHTYDWRGLTSRNDYIPKYLEELKTVLKESDAKWKIVVGHHTLRSAGQHRDTRELVEQLLPILEENSVDLYINGHDHCLQHITNTTKRDGRLEFVTSGGGSKAWNNDIQKDKEGLEFYHDGQGFISVELTPTVAKIDFYDVFGEVMYHFSMEKNNSSIQ; encoded by the exons ATGGCTACTCTATCATCATTCCTTATTTTCTGCTTACTGAACCCATCCCTTCTCTTACTATGTCTAGTCTCTGGTAGCTATGGTGAGTTTCCAAGATTTGAACATCCAGTCAAGGAAGGTGCTTCACTTAAATTCTTGGTGGTTGGAGATTGGGGAAGAAGAGGTTCATCCAACCAAACTCTTGTTGCTGATCAG ATGGGGAAGATTGGAGAAACGCTAGACCCAGATTTTGTGATTTCTGTCGGGGATAATTTTTACGACACTGGATTGAAGAGTGTGGATGATCCTGCATTTAAAGAATCGTTTATGAACATCTACACAGCTCCAAGCTTGCAAAAGCAGTGGTATCTTG TGTTGGGGAACCATGATTATAAAGGTGACGTAGAAGCGCAATTATCACCTATGCTTCAAAAACTGGATAGCAGATGGCTTTGTTTGAAATCGTACATAGTTGATGCag AAATTGTGGATTTTTTCTTCATCGATACAACTCCATTTGTGGAGAACTACCACAGAGCGCATACATATGATTGGAGAGGCCTTACATCACGAAACGATTACATTCCAAAGTATCTAGAG gaattaaaaactgTGCTGAAAGAGTCAGATGCAAAATGGAAAATAGTAGTTGGTCATCATACATTGAGAAGCGCTGGACAACATCGTGACACCAGGGAGCTTGTTGAACAACTTCTTCCAATTCTTGAG GAAAACAGTGTGGATCTATACATCAATGGACATGATCATTGCTTACAGCACATCACTAACACTACTAAAAG GGATGGGAGACTAGAATTTGTTACTAGTGGAGGAGGTTCAAAAGCGTGGAATAATGATATTCAAAAAGACAAAGAAGGTCTGGAGTTCTACCATGATGGCCAAGGTTTTATATCCGTGGAACTCACACCAACTGTGGCTAAGATTGACTTCTACGATGTCTTTGGAGAAGTAATGTACCATTTCAGTATGGAAAAGAACAACAGCTCCATTCAATAA
- the LOC113319045 gene encoding nucleolar protein 16-like, protein MGGSRRKFKASRKSKVRVGLPKKNPNVFKPAFNLPPKLRSIIDSTNSKWDDKASVIKNYKAFGFVSNPNILGKRSRTPHQIQSSQLQLPISLRDEPLDEFEVPVDTGSDLEEDDLKSALGKKRRDGTSGQLQPLTNIQRIHIGRLIEKHGEDYQSMFMDTKLNSMQHSVATLEKLCKRYHVSKDKNPRILTR, encoded by the exons atgGGAGGCTCAAGAAGAAAATTCAAAGCATCAAGAAAATCAAAAGTACGTGTTGGATTACCTAAGAAAAACCCAAATGTATTCAAACCAGCATTTAATTTACCACCAAAGTTACGTTCTATAATTGATTCAACAAATTCAAAGTGGGATGATAAAGCTAGTGTCATTAAGAATTACAAAGCTTTTGGGTTTGTTTCAAACCCTAATATTTTAGGTAAACGTAGTCGTACACCTCATCAGATTCAAAGTTCTCAACTTCAACTGCCGATATCATTGAGAGATGAGCCGTTGGATGAATTTGAGGTTCCTGTTGATACTGGTAGTGACCTTGAAGAAGATG ACTTGAAATCTGCACTAGGGAAGAAGCGTAGAGATGGAACATCTGGTCAGTTGCAGCCATTGACTAACATACAGAGGATTCATATTGGTCGGCTTATTGAGAAACATGGGGAGGACTACCAG AGCATGTTCATGGATACGAAATTGAACTCAATGCAGCACTCTGTTGCAACATTGGAGAAGTTATGCAAGCGATATCACGTCTCTAAAGATAAGAATCCTAGGATCTTGACCCgctga